The genomic DNA CTTtttggatgtttctgaaacaaaaggGGTGGTGAATGgcgttttgtttcagaaaaaagggcgAGGTAGACAGGTTTTGATGTACATCAGTGTATGCTTAGACAACATGGAGAAAAGGCACCCTACATGCACTCAGCATGTAGCTGGAGTGGCAAAGGCCATCCAGAAAGTAGCACATATAGTTAGAGGACACCCACTGAGAGTTTTAATAACACACAGTGTTTTGGCTTATGTTAACTCACAGGCCTTCACCATGACCCCACTTAGACAACAGAGGTTCAGCAAAGTGCTGGAGGCCCCAAATTTGACTTTTACACATGAAGGGATAAACATGGCAGACCAAATGGGGTCAGGGGAACCGCACGACTGCGCTCAGGCGGTctggaaagaagagaagacaagacCAGATCTCAAAGCGGAAGCCATGGAAGGAGCAGAGGATCTCTTCACAGATGGCTGCTGCTTTAGGGACGAGAAGGAGGGGCTCAAGGCAGGCTATGCAGTGGTAAGTAAGAGAGGGGAGCAGCTGGAGGTGAACAAAGCAGCAAAGTTGGAAGGGCAGCAGTCAGCGCAGAGAGCAGAGGTGATTGCACTGATTGAAGCCCTTAAATATGCTCAAGGAAAGAAGATAAACATTTACACTGATTCAGCCTATGCCTTTGGAGCTGCACATGTGGAGCTGGGTCAGTGGAAGAGAGCTGGATTCCTCACTACCAATCAACAACCAATCAAACATGAGAAGGAGATGAAGGTGCTGGAAGGACCCCTGGAGGTGGCAACAATAAAGTGCAAGGGCCACGACGATTCGGCCACCTGGGTTGCTCGAGGTAATCGAGCAGCAGATGAAGCAGCCAAAAAAGTGGTTGGTTACACAGGGATCAGACAAATGGTAAGTATGGGAATGGATTGGGAAGAAAATCCAGGGCTGGAACGCGAAGAGATCATAAAAGAACAGGAGAAGGCCTCTCCAGAAGAAAAGTCACTCTGGAAGGAGAGAGGAGCCATAAAGGCAAGCAACATTTGGAGGGGGCCAGATGGAAGACCAGTGTTGACGGCAGATATGGCAGAGAAAAAGATCAGAGAAGCTCATGGTCTTGGGCATGTGGGTGTGGCCCAGATGGAGAGGAATCTCTGTCATTGGTGGCACCCATTCCTAAAGGACATGTTGAGGGAGCATGTGCGAACCTGCCTTATCTGTGGCCAACACAATCCTAAACCTACAGTGAAACCAGAGATGGGTAAGTTTCCCCTGGTCCAGAGGCCGGGGCAGGAAATAGTGATTGATTACACAGACATGGTGACACCAGCGAGGGGCTTCAGATACCTGCTGGTATGTGTGGATAGTTTGACAGGGTGGCCAGAGGCGTGGCCAGCCCGGAGAGAAGACAGCGCAACAGTCATTAAGTGTTTGATAAATCATTACATTCCCTGGCATGGATTCCCAGAGAGAattagatcagataatgggacacattttaAGAATAAACATTTGCAGGAAGTGGAATCCATGCTAGGGTTGCAACACAGGTTTGGGACCATTTATCATCCACAGTCTCAAGGTAAGGTTGAGCGAATGAatcaaaacttaaaaaataaattggcTAAGATCTTTGCACAGACCAAAATGGATTGGATTGAGGCGTTGCCAATAGCCTTCATGAGCATTAGATGCTCAGTAAATCAGTCTACCGGGTTCACTCCTTATGACCTGTTCACCGGGAGACAATTTCCTGGACCCACCGCAGGGATACCAGCCTTAAGACAAGAAATGCCtacatttgaacatttaaaGCAGTTTAAAGCACTAAAAGCTCTTGTCTtaagttttacatcacaggtGACTGCAGGCCAAGGACAGGAGCAGACGGTGCCAGAGGCGAAGTGGGTGTGGCTGAAGGTTTACAAACGGAAGTGGAACGAGCCCAGGTGGACAGGCAGTTCAGCTGAAGGGGAAAGGTGAAACCTGGTACCACTGGAGCCAGTGTGCTGTAGCTGAAGAGCCTAAGCGGTCGGAGAGGCTCTTGGCAAAAGAAAAGAGGGGGAACTCGGCTGAGACCCCTCACATGGATCCCAGCCCAGGGACAGAATAAATCCCTGATCCATGCAACGACTGAAGGGTAGTCTACCCCGGAAGTCGAAGAAAGAAGAGCAACAGAGGATCGCACAACCCAGAAGATAAAGGTGGTTTTataaaaacaagtgaaaagGGAAAACTATATTGGATAAAAAGggataagataaaaaaaacaaaacaaaaacaagatggGGTTATGGGGAAATTGGAAAGAAATGGTAGTGTTAGGAGTGATGACTGTTGTTATTGTAACTGTGATTTTTCTTCTAAGCGAATTGCCCAGAGACAGACTTGAATCCACTCCGGCGACTCCACCATCACAGGCCACGGCGAAGCGAACCAAACGCAGTGAAACAGGTAAATCAGATGAGTGTTTGGATTATTATGGCGGTATAGAGTTGGACTACGTTAAAGGGTCCACTACCTCGTATACATTCGACCTCTGTGCTGtcattaaatgtaaatgcttAAACAGTTCATGGCGGGGATATGATGTCTGGGTAGGTTACAATCCAATGGTAGATATAGAGTGTAATAATCAGAAGCTTGGCTACCCCTATCACACTTATTGGAAGGGCCCGTGTGACTACTGGTCTACCATAGTGGAGTATTCTGGCACGTGGCGCCCCTATAAGGACACCACGTGGCAGAAGCTTGGGTTTCAGCGGGACTTCTCAGCTGGGCAGAACCCGTTGACCCTGTCACTGAATAGTTGGCTTGACACTGTGTGGCCCACTCGATCCGTGGTGTACTTAGTCATAGGAGTAGACGTCTCAGGGAAGGACCCATACGGTCtggttaaaattaattttagagATTTTGCACCTGATGTGGCTGAAATAACTGTATCAACACCTCCCCCACCATTGCCACTTTCTGAATCGGGCCCACAAATAATTGAGGTAGATTATACAAGACTAAAACCTAAACAGCTCATTTCAATGGCCACTGGCTACCGTGAAAGCAATTTATGGCTAGACTGGCTTATCCAAAATGCTAGGGAACAGAATGTTTCAGATTGCGTGGCGTGCGCAGCTGCCCGCCCACATCTTTTCACAGAACCGGCTCCTTTACATCCCGAAGACCAGTGGGGATTTGAGTGCATGCTCAGACTCACTAGAGAAGCGGTTTCTGAAGGTAATTGTACTACATTAGCAAGTTTGTTTCCACCAATAGGTAATGATACTGTACTTGGTCCCTTCACGCCAAGAAGAGCCAACTACACGtgttttaactttactgtatcTTTCCCTGACAGACATGAGCATGAGGCCGGGGAGATTAACGCTGATTGGTGCACTGTGACGTACCTGGCCAGAGGAAAGTTATCAAGAGACACCGGCACCGAAATAGGCCTGTGGGCACGTGCtggtttgtattattattgtggtGGGTAAAGATTGTATGTTAGAATTCCTAGTGGGACTTCTGGGCTCTGTGCCATGGTACATTTAGGTGCACCTCTTGTTTTAGTAGGTGAAAAGAGGGTGCGGCTGGCTAAGCCCGGCACTGCTCAACTGACAGCCAGGCGGAGACGTCATGTGTTGGCCAAACGGTCACCAGGATCGTTTGACCTTACAATAGGATCACTAACATACAGAGATGCTATTGGGGTTCCTAGGGGTGTCCCTAAATGAATTTAAGGTAGCGGACCAAATTGCTGGAGGATTTGAAAATTGTCCAATGATTTCTGCATTCTTTCCAGTAACTCCTGGCAAGAATGTGGATCGTATTAATTATGTGCACTTTAATGTCCTGAGACTGGCGAACCTTACCAGGGACGCGGTTAAAGGGCTTGCTGAACAGTTGGGTCCGACATCTTTAATGGCAGTACAAATCGGATGGCGTTAGATATGTTTTTGGGAGAAAAAGGGGGCGTTTGCACTATGTTTGGGGATATGTATTGTACTTTTATTCCAAATAACACAGTTCCCGATGGCTCTGTGACCCGAGTTCTGGAAGGCCTAAGGACGTTGTCCACCACAATGTATGGGGATTCGGGATTGGATAACCTGCTGGAGGCATGGATGATTTCTGTCTTTGGGCAATGGAAAGGTTTCATTATGTCAATTatggtttctttgtctgtttttactgcAATATTAGTGACGTGTGGGTGTTGTTGTGTGCCTTGTATCAGAGCTTTGTTCGTAAGACTCATCAATTGTGCTGTGGGAGAATCTGATACAAAGTCTAACACCAGGAGACCACTTTTGGGAAATGGGGAGTCACAGTATGAAAACATTATGGTGAAagattttgtttagttttatctGCCGTAGGGCAGATAAAAAAGGGGGTTTGTAGggatgtttagcttattttagagtttagacatgtaggaatggttagtttgctttagagtttggaaatgtgttaagatagaatctAGAATTATtttagagacactgacactgccctcaatgtaataaaggcctgattgtgtcatgagcttagaagtagatttgtaactggataactgtggtctggaagggagatgGGTTCTTATGACCTCTAGGGAGTCACgtacatagagacacacacccacagtgttttaactgatatactcccacacctatatgcacactcactcacgtgcacgcaTATACCAGgtatgcacacacagtcactcacgagcactcacatagacacgcgggAACGCGCACATGTAGGCATTCAcgtgctcgcacacacacaagtaaaGGAGGTAAACATAGCACTTGGTTTTATGGCACCTCGTAGAGGGATTAGAAGGGGGTGTCACTTATACAAAACTGCATGTAACAGACAAAGGGGTTGAGATCTGCAGAGAAAGTCCGGGGTTCTGtacatctcccttctagaaggTATAATCAATAAGTGTGTATTAATAAAGGTATTGTTAATTGACTACTGAGTCCCGGtgttctatctatctatctatctatctatctatctatctataaaaTGCACACAACTTCATACAACTAATGAAAGGGGAACAAATGATAAGTTTCAATGACAGTCTGCAAGTATCAGAGTacctaaagaaacaaactaaaatcCGTTATTTCCTAAGTTGGCTGttacacaacactggttcatcccttatTGCTTTTGCTtgcttgaaaaaaaaactttgacagACCTCGAGAAAGCCTGGTGAAGTATTGCTCAAGAACCCttcaaaaaatacaagaaactcCGGCTCATTGgaagaaaaatacagagaaatgaTGGGTGTTTTAATATTTTCGCATAGCACtgtatatacaaaaataataatacaaaaataatttcaacatatatagaaataaaaaccaaaaacaatctGTTCAATACTCGGCAGCTCGATGGggtgtttaagtttattttgaaaaacacgAAAGCATGTGAACCGGAAGCTTTACCGGTTCTTCTTGTGCCATGCGGCTCCGTGTCAAAGATCTCGAGAAAACTAAGAGGACCACTCAGTATCGCTGACGGCTTCTGCATCTTGACATCTATTTAACATTTACGACTATATAATAACCATGTAACGCTAcaatgtaaattttaaaaagtccaaTTACATTACAGCTCTTGCAAATTCTGGTTAGTAAGACTGCTAATTTTCTGAGCAGAGTCGTTGGGCGACGGCAAGTTTCGTCCCTGGAATTTAGAGCAGAGAGGGCGCTCTCAacttttcattttctcctcCAATGACACAACCTCTGTACTCTCCTCATCACCTCCCAGGATCGTTGATGGGCAATGCATCGATCATTGTGCAGACAGTGAGGACAGGCGCTGCAAATGAGATAGCATTAAGATACACGTTGAACGGTGGCCTGCTGGAGTAAATTAGCATGATGCTAGCTTTGGTTAGCAGCTCCCTGAATTAACGTATGTCTGACACATAGACATCCAGGTTAACCTCACCTACAGATTTTACCTCGAAGCTCTCCAGTAAGGTTGGTATTCTGAAATTACCGCACTCCGTCTGTCTGTTCAGCTCTCAGAGTGAACCCACGCTGTAAGGTCATTAAAGCAGTAAGTTGTTTTGATAATTTCAGCGAACTTGTTGGATTTTCGTGATGTTAACAACCTAAGTTATCTCTCATACCTGTTGGACTTTTTGCTCTACCCGTGGCATACAGCATACATgtgtcattttgttttaaagaagCGGGGGAAAACACATGTTTAATTTATGCcacaaaaataacatttaccAGCCTCTGCTGGTAACGTGTAAGCTGAGATAGGCCAGTGATAGTAACATTGGAGCCATGTTTCATCAGCTGGGGAAGAGTCACCACCGTGTCCTTAAAAGTGGGAATAGATAGTTTAGTAGAAGAGAGGGCAGCTGTGAACCACTCATTCAGTTATAAATGAGCTCTGAGGTTTTAGATTGGCACGCATCGAGACCACACAAGGCTTAAAAGACAGGACTGAACTTGCTTTTGGTAAACCGCAGGTAAAGTCTGCTTTTCTTCTCCACAGGATCCACTTTTTTGAGCTTTTcttaattcaaatgtaatgaTTTTGTCCACATAGAAACCAATTCTGAGGGCTATTGTTATTAATTGCATGCATGTAGTCTCAGCTAACCCACTGTTGAATGAGCACTATGTTTTAACGTCAAATGCAGACGGGATGGCAGTGCTGTAAGAGAGCTGCAACCCAAGCAGGACACTTTTGGAGCCAGTGACCCGTGGCAAACCAACCAAGCTAATCTAACCTTGACTTTTCTGGTCATTGATTCTAGTGGTCAACAATTTCCTTTGTGGATAATAATTCTAGTAGTCAAATTATAGAAggaaattaaataaagttaGTAGGACAAGGTTGAAATGATTTGGATGTGTGCCAAGGACATGCcagacaaaggatgttgaatataGAGCAACCAAGCGGGaatgaaagaggaagacctTAGAGGAGactcatggatgtagtgaaggagggaTAAGGTGAGGTGGAGGTACATGCACACAGCGTGGAGAAGAAGATCATTTGGATTTTAGAAAAGGTATGCCTATGTAGCACTGAAGTTTGCAGTTGTGCAGATATGGGCTTTATTTTACTGCTTGATATTGTCTAACAGTCTACAGGCAAACTGGATATTTCTTTCACTTTGCATTGTTTTATGTCCCTTGTGTAAAAGATGTCTGTGTAATGTGAGCAAGATGTTAAATCAATGCATAAATATTGTTAGCTGGCTTGGTAGAAGAGAGTACTGTTTGACTGTTTTGGCATTGGGTTTTTCAAATCACAGGTGCTTTATAGAAGGATAGAACTTTGAGAAGGATTTTACCTTTTAAACATACCGTCAGATATGCATCTTTATAGCTGTATAGGAGTTTTGGGGGGGGAAAGTTTTATTTTACGCCCCAAAGTGCAAAATCGGATCATGTGTGCACTATTTTTAACATGCAAGCTCATAGAAAGATCTACCAGCAtcttcacattttatttattttcacattttgagcAGTTCTGGTAGAAATTGCAACTAATTTAGTGTACTAGTAATGAACCCAGCTGGTCTTTTCTCTCCGGGGGATCTAATCCACACATATTTACCGTGTGAGGGGAACAATGAACTGATTGTATTTTTTACTAAAGCACACCGTTTATAGGTTTCTATTTTTTCCCAGGTAGCTGAGAGGAGGGGAGACCTTTTCTGACCTACCATGGCTCCACATCCAGTAGTCCAGGCCATCATTGATCTCTCTGCAGGAGCCACAGGTAAATTGAGTAGCCTGTCACTTAAAACTCTTTACAGTAGCCAGCATACACATGTGCACATGCAGTCTTTAATATCTATGAAGTAATCCTGTTGCTTTTTACTGCTGACAAAACCTCACCACCTATGTCAGACTGAAGGATGTTTTGATGACTCCTGTCTTTTTCtggctcatttgtttcagtgtttctgtttctcGCCTGAGCCCGCTATGATGCTAATCTCTTCACGGCACATGTTGGCTGGCTTTTGTGAAAAGTTTGCCTTTCCTGTAGCAACTGTCTGTATGTGCCGGTTCACATCTgttatttactgtttttgtaCTTTCGTCCTCCCCAGGGGGAGCTGCGTGCGTCTTCAGCGGGCAACCTCTAGACACAGTAAAGGTCAAAATGCAGACCTTTCCTAAGCTGTACCGCGGTTTCATCCACTGCTTCGTGTCTACCTACAAACAAGTGGGTCTGCGTGGGCTCTACCAGGGCACTACTCCGGCGCTGATGGCCAATATCGCCGAAAACGCCGTGCTCTTCATGAGTTACGGCTTCTGTCAGCAGGTCATCCGCTTCACAGCCGGCCTGCACAGCGAGGCTGTGCTGAGGTAGCTGTTCTTTATGTTAGCACAAAGCCAGccctgagtttgtgtgtgtctgatcTCTAACCGCCTGCTGgtctttctgtctctgttaGTGACGTGCAGAAAGCCTGTGCTGGCTCAGTAGCGTCCATCTTCTCATCGCTGGTGCTCTGCCCCACTGAGCTTGTCAAGTGCCGACTACAAGCCATGCATGAAATGGCATCATCAGGCAAGATTGCCAGTAGCCAGAAGTAAGTAAATTGCCTAACAACAGGGGCAGGTGTTTCTCAAGTGCAGTTTGGTAATTTGcagttctttttaaatattcatcTAATAAAAAGCTATTTTACTGTCTCGTGTACTGACCAACCTTTCCCTCTGCTCTGTCTGAAGCACTGTGTGGTCAGTGGTGAAATTCATCATAAGGAATGAGGGACCACTGGGCTTCTTCCAGGGTCTGACCACCACTATAGCCAGAGAGGTCCCCGGTTACTTCTGCTTCTTCGGTGCCTACGAACTCTGCCGCACAACTTTTGCAGACTACATGAAATGTGGCAAGGATGACATAGGTACTCCTATAAATGTTTCcctatgttattattattaataataataatgatgatgcattttatttaagaaagcgcctttcaaaacactcaaggacactgtacacaagcaataacaacaacaaacataacaatttacaaaataataaggatAAAACATTGagctaataaataaaataaagtagcaGGATGGAAAAATTTATGTAGAATAGGCTGATGTGAATAGGTGAGTTTTAAGTCTGGACttaaagagagggagggaagtgATGTTTCTTATCTCAGGAGGAAGGGAGACGGGGGGCAGAGCAACAGAAAGCCCTGCGCCCCATGGTGGCTAGCCGGGGGGAAGGGacggaaagagaaagagaggaggaggatctGAGACACCGAGAAGGAATGGTGATTTGAaccaggtcagagaggtatgaaGGCGAGAGATGATGGATAGCCTTCAATGTGTACAAAAGTATCTTGAAATTGATGccagtgaagctgctgcaggGCAGGGGTGATGTGATGCATAGAAGGGGTCCAGGTGATAAtacgagcagcagagttctggacacGTTGAAACTTATGGATAGATTTTTgactaagaccaaaaagaagAGAGTTGTAGTAATCGATCCGGGAAGTGACCAGGTTATGAAGAAGAATGGCAGTGGCATGTCGGGAGAGAAAAGGACGGCGTTCTGGTAAAACGTGGATGTTAAATAAAGTGACAAAAGAATAGACACAAATTATATACTTTATTAACTTACATATGTTATTAAATGTTACTTCTTATAATATAATGTGCTTATATTTGACTTGTGAAGTGAAGAAAATTTTAATACAGTCCACATCTTTGAACCAGATTTCTGCCTGTCACCTTCGATATATTGACGGAAGTGATGAAATTAATTACTACCCTACTTTCAATGTCATCAAACTACAAATATGTCTCTGTTAGGATATTTCTGTCAGTACATTTCCATTAGTACACCATGTAAACTGCATACCTGCTTGGTGCATACATGTTAAAGGTGTTGCAAGTCAAACAGAGTAGGCTGCATGCTCAGTTACAGCAGTTACAACATTTGACTGTGGCTGCTGGAATAactcccttttctttttcagctttctGTTGTACATTTGCTGGCATGCTTGGAAAAACTGTCCTGTTACATGACTCTGTTTCGATTGCTTCACATTTGAATCTATAATATTTTCATATACAGAGGAGTTAATGGTTGACTTAATGACTGTAACCTACCTAGGTCATGTGGCGGTATatcaagcccaaatcatcacccctcctccACCGTGCTTGACGGTTGTTATGACGTTGGTCAACTTTGGTCTCCTCAGGCTATTGGTCCAGACGTAGTTCAGTCAGATGCATTTTTGATAACCTATGATCTTTTTATATAGAGCACGTTTTCTCCTGGCAGCCCTTCAAAGcaagcattcttttttttattgcactgTCAGTAACTCTAATATTTAACATGCTGTGTATCTTGAAGGTGTGGCTCCAATTGTGTTCAGCGGGGGTTTTGGAGGGGCGTGTCTGTGGCTGGTGGTCTACCCTATGGATTGCGTCAAATCTCGTATTCAAGTCATGTCTATGATGGGCAAACAGGCGGGCTTTTTCAAGACCTTCATGACCATCACTCGCACTGAAGGTAAGCAGATGAAGGGTTTTATAATATTTTCCATAACATGTTTAGAAAAGGAGTCTTGGTCCAAAAGACTAAAGCTTTCagcagtttcagttttcagactGTAAGCTCGGCTGTTTCTTGTGTTTAGGTGTGAGGGCGCTCTACTCTGGTCTTACCCCCACCATGATCCGCACCTTCCCTGCTAATGGAGCTCTGTTTCTGGGTTACGAGGCCAGCCGGAAGCTCATGATGAAGCAGTTTGACAGCTAAAACGGTCCACATCCTTAACACAAATGAAGAAACGGCGAACTGAAAGTGAAGTATTATAGCCAAATGACCTTATACGTGGGCTCTGAAAACTGCCACACTCCATCTCCTTTGAGACTGAAGCAACTCGCTTTTGACTCAGCGTTTACATCACAGTATTACTCTGGTTCTTACATAGaataattttatagttttttaatacTTCGGTGGGAAAAATACAGTCACctgccactttgttaggtacacctgttctgCCGCTCAttaaccagccaatcacattcaTAGTtcagcatcagaatggggaaggcGCGTGATTTTGGTAAGTGTGAACATGGTGTGGTTGttggagtatttcagaaactgagctgatctgctgggatttcaGTAGCAGgaactagcaaggtgtacctaataaaatgtcTAAGCATAGCACAGTATTGAGCAAACAGCCTCTTTATGAGGAACTGCCAGCACTTCCGTTTATTATTTTACCTCTACCTCAACAAGGTCATCGTCACACGTAACGATTCTTTCACACGGGATCGGTTACCTGATTAAAGAGGAGAGTTGTTGTGAAAGCCCCCTGTGGTCATACAAGCAACACTCGGGGCTCTTATCCACTCCACATGCACTACTTGAAGGCACAAATACATTCCTGTCTCTTCAAGTTGTGCAGAGACATGAATAAAATGACTCTTTTAGGTTTTGAGATTATATTTAGGGCAAAACTTAATATGACTATGTAAAGATAATAAAGTGGCATATGCTATTTCATTAAATTTTATTAACTCATTATAGAATCATTGGCAGCAATGTGGACACCTTAATTTGGGATCTCACCTGGGTTTGTCTGTCTGGGTAGTTTTGCTCATAAATTCTGCTGCTTTCAGAAGGAACATCGA from Oreochromis niloticus isolate F11D_XX linkage group LG10, O_niloticus_UMD_NMBU, whole genome shotgun sequence includes the following:
- the slc25a15b gene encoding solute carrier family 25 member 15b, which encodes MAPHPVVQAIIDLSAGATGGAACVFSGQPLDTVKVKMQTFPKLYRGFIHCFVSTYKQVGLRGLYQGTTPALMANIAENAVLFMSYGFCQQVIRFTAGLHSEAVLSDVQKACAGSVASIFSSLVLCPTELVKCRLQAMHEMASSGKIASSQNTVWSVVKFIIRNEGPLGFFQGLTTTIAREVPGYFCFFGAYELCRTTFADYMKCGKDDIGVAPIVFSGGFGGACLWLVVYPMDCVKSRIQVMSMMGKQAGFFKTFMTITRTEGVRALYSGLTPTMIRTFPANGALFLGYEASRKLMMKQFDS